The following DNA comes from Cellulophaga sp. HaHa_2_95.
AATAATTTAAACAACGCTTCTTTAGACGACTTAACAATAGAAATTACAGGAACTACACACTCCTGTAAATTAGTATTGTCTGAGTTAAGTTTTAGAAAGACTAAGGAGGGTATCGAATTACAAAATATTAATGCCTTTTTATTTTTAAAGCAAAACTAGTATGCTCCAAAAACTAAACTTAGAACATATTTTGTTTTTAGACATTGAAACTGTTCCTGAAAAACAAAATTTTAATGATTTAGACGACGAAAAAAAAGACTTATGGGATCACAAATCTCAATACCAGCGCAAAGGAGAATTCACCGCTGAAGAGTTTTATGACCGCGCAGGAATTTGGGCAGAGTTCGGTAAGATAGTATGTATCTCTGTCGGATATTTTAAAATCAACGGCGAGACTAGGACTTTTAGGGTTACCACATTTCACGGAGATGAGGCGGAGCTTCTAAATGAATTTAAAAATTTATTGGATGGTCATTTTAGTGCTTCAAAATATATGCTTTGTGGCCACAATGCTAAAGAGTTTGATTTTCCATATATTGCTAGAAGAATGCTAATCAACAGCATAGATCTACCCTACCAGCTAAACCTGTTTGGAAAAAAACCATGGGAAATTACCCATTTAGATACTATGGAATTATGGAAGTTTGGAGATTTTAAACATTATACCTCTCTAAAACTTATGGCGAATGTTTTAGGGATACCCTCACCTAAAGGAGATATTGACGGAAGTATGGTTAAAAGTGTTTATTATGAGGATAAAGATTTAGACCGTATTGTAACCTATTGTGAGTTAGATGTCGTAACCACGGCACAGGTATTCTTACGTTTAAGAAATAATGACTTATTAGAAGATAAAGAGATCAAAAAAATCTAAATAGAAAAGGGAAGCATCTTACTAAAAAGCCTCCCTTTAACTCCAAATCTAATTTAATCTAATCTAATTTTTTATAAACTTTACAGATTGTTGTTCACCGTCTTCAAAAATGGTTAACGAATAAAAACCAGAAGACAAATCATCTACCTTAATATCGTTATACGCTGCTCTACCTTTTTTAAGCAATGTTCCTGTGCTAGACACAATGCTGTAATAAGCGTTATCTCCTAGTGGACCATCAATAGTAATTTGATCTGTTGTTGGGTTAGGATGTACTGAAAATTTTAATTTATCTGCGGCAACCACAACATCTTCTTTTTCCGCTTCTTGAAAAGGATCATCTGTAAGCACGCCATCAAAAATAAATTTGAAGGTATCAGAATATTCAGAAAAAATATTTGAAGTACAATTAGTTCTAAGTTGTACCATGTATGTGCTTCCCGCTGCCAAATTATCTAATGCCACCGTATTTGTTTCAGAGAATGTAGTATTCCATTCTACATCATTCTCTTTTTTGTATTGCACTTCAAAGAAAGAATCTTCAATACCGTCCCAACTAATAGTTATAGCAGCTTCAGAAGTAGCATCCATTGTTAATCCTGAAGGAATAGCTGCTTTACATTTAGAAGTAGATGCCCCTGATACAATTAAGGAAAACATTTGATTTTCATTAGTTAAACTCCCTTTATGAGAGATCGTAATGGTATAGGTACCCGATGCATTTGGAATTTGTATTTGTTCAAACGGATCTACAAGATTATCTCCTTTTACTGCAGGTGCATTAGCATTTCTTGGATCTAATTTCCATGGCAAAGAAACCACGTTATCTTTAGTTACTCTGATATCCAAGTCATTCACCAAGGCCGAAGTCATATCATTTAAACTTCCTTTATTTACAAAATTTCCTGCTGGGTCTGTCCAAGAAACAGATGCTAAAAACTCTTCTCCACTCCTAGCATCAACAGTAATACTATAGGTTTCCCCTTGCGCTAAACTTTCTTCAATAATTAAAGAAGAATATTCATCATTCACAATTAGTTCCGCTGCTTTTTTAGTATTCATAACACCCCATCCCATTTTATAATCAGGACCCGGTGCCGCAACATCATCTGCACTATGTAACACTAAACCTTTTAAAGTTGCTGCCTTCATAAAAGAACCATTTATTCTATCATAATATTCTTGCAATAAAAGCATTGCACTTGTAATACCTGGTGCCGCCATAGAAGTCCCAGAATACGTGTCATAATTCTTTTCTCCTGTAGATTGTGTTGATAAAATGTTTGCTCCGCAACCTGCAATGTCTGGCTTAATACGACCATCATCTGTAGGACCATGACTACTATAACTTGCTACAGCAGCATTTTCTAAATTTCCGTCCATATCTATTTCAGACTCTACTGCCGCTACATTCATTCCGTTTTTAGAAGTAGAAAAACCTAATAACAAATCAAACCCATCTGCAGATTTTCCAGAAATAGGAGCGTCATTAAATTTTAATTTTTGTG
Coding sequences within:
- a CDS encoding 3'-5' exonuclease — protein: MLQKLNLEHILFLDIETVPEKQNFNDLDDEKKDLWDHKSQYQRKGEFTAEEFYDRAGIWAEFGKIVCISVGYFKINGETRTFRVTTFHGDEAELLNEFKNLLDGHFSASKYMLCGHNAKEFDFPYIARRMLINSIDLPYQLNLFGKKPWEITHLDTMELWKFGDFKHYTSLKLMANVLGIPSPKGDIDGSMVKSVYYEDKDLDRIVTYCELDVVTTAQVFLRLRNNDLLEDKEIKKI
- a CDS encoding S8 family serine peptidase, encoding MDYSKLFPNRVYSCVLMTIAMLSLSTIQAQSTSKIQHIQSKYDARTLTTVQEEFSKDFAKKSITLKAFAKERGLEVSSTLEDGNQIELVDIGTDGTPLYYSTFSDNASMVSRANTLYTGGALDLGISGQGMKVGVWDSGKALLTHQEYNSRATQGDHTASVSPHATMVLGSMIAKGIKTEAKGVAYNATAISSDWKADKVEVIDAAANGLLLSNHSYGIRPDFVPDWYFGAYIQVSKDWDRIMYNAPYYLMVTAAGNSQKLKFNDAPISGKSADGFDLLLGFSTSKNGMNVAAVESEIDMDGNLENAAVASYSSHGPTDDGRIKPDIAGCGANILSTQSTGEKNYDTYSGTSMAAPGITSAMLLLQEYYDRINGSFMKAATLKGLVLHSADDVAAPGPDYKMGWGVMNTKKAAELIVNDEYSSLIIEESLAQGETYSITVDARSGEEFLASVSWTDPAGNFVNKGSLNDMTSALVNDLDIRVTKDNVVSLPWKLDPRNANAPAVKGDNLVDPFEQIQIPNASGTYTITISHKGSLTNENQMFSLIVSGASTSKCKAAIPSGLTMDATSEAAITISWDGIEDSFFEVQYKKENDVEWNTTFSETNTVALDNLAAGSTYMVQLRTNCTSNIFSEYSDTFKFIFDGVLTDDPFQEAEKEDVVVAADKLKFSVHPNPTTDQITIDGPLGDNAYYSIVSSTGTLLKKGRAAYNDIKVDDLSSGFYSLTIFEDGEQQSVKFIKN